The bacterium genome contains a region encoding:
- a CDS encoding SPFH domain-containing protein: PGLNFIVPFIERLIKVDMREQVVDVPPQEVITKDNATVTVDAIIYYEVTDPVKVLYNVAQFRLATIKLAQTNLRNVIGDMSLDESLTSRERINARLRDVLDEATDKWGARATRVELQRIEPPSDVTEAMHRQMKAERERRAVVLEADGIKSAAILKAEGEKQSRILQAEGQASAIQKVAEADKYRLLTVAEGEGQAIERVYGAIHNGNPTKDLITIKYLEALAKMADGKATKLFVPYEASGVMGSLGMIADVLKEKKEEPETPAKG; this comes from the coding sequence ACCCGGCCTCAACTTCATCGTGCCGTTCATCGAGCGCCTCATCAAGGTGGACATGCGCGAGCAGGTCGTCGACGTGCCGCCGCAGGAGGTCATCACCAAGGACAACGCGACGGTGACAGTTGATGCCATCATCTACTACGAAGTGACCGATCCGGTGAAGGTGCTGTACAACGTCGCCCAGTTCCGGCTGGCCACGATCAAGCTGGCCCAGACCAACCTGCGTAACGTCATCGGCGACATGAGCCTCGACGAATCGCTCACCTCGCGCGAGCGTATCAATGCCCGGCTGCGCGACGTGCTGGATGAGGCGACCGACAAGTGGGGAGCGCGGGCGACCCGGGTCGAGCTGCAGCGCATCGAACCGCCGTCGGACGTGACTGAGGCGATGCACCGTCAGATGAAGGCGGAGCGCGAGCGACGCGCCGTGGTGCTCGAGGCCGATGGCATCAAGTCGGCAGCGATCCTCAAGGCCGAAGGCGAGAAGCAATCGAGAATCCTGCAGGCCGAGGGTCAGGCTTCGGCCATCCAAAAGGTTGCCGAGGCCGACAAGTACCGGTTGCTGACGGTTGCCGAAGGCGAGGGACAGGCAATCGAGCGAGTATACGGCGCCATCCACAACGGGAATCCGACTAAGGACCTCATCACCATCAAGTACCTTGAGGCGCTGGCGAAGATGGCCGACGGCAAAGCGACCAAGCTGTTCGTGCCCTACGAGGCCTCCGGAGTCATGGGCAGTCTCGGCATGATTGCCGACGTGCTCAAAGAGAAGAAAGAGGAGCCGGAGACCCCAGCCAAAGGGTAG